Proteins from a genomic interval of Gluconacetobacter diazotrophicus PA1 5:
- a CDS encoding ABC transporter substrate-binding protein has product MGRHDLAAAILAAAVVGVWPAAGRARTVMDMTGHAVTCPDHPDRIADLWFAHNELTIMLGAAGRIAVTDDLPAARPWMYRVAPALHQAVGVTSPVPNTEMLMQSGVDLAFVANDSPAAASLRHVGLPVVQAGFTDLASLLRAVDLTADILGDASAHDVARRYRAVLTATVERVRQAVAPVSLSARPRVLHVKSLVPLTVDGEHTIIDEWITRAGGRNAATGLTGNMRPVSMEQIAAWDPDVVILGADSGDATAAPEGWAALRAVRAGRVHQNPAGVFPWDRYGSELPLQLLWTARTLYPDRFRDVDMVSETIKFYHDFFAYDLKPDDAARILAAQRPAEGGR; this is encoded by the coding sequence ATGGGAAGACACGATCTGGCTGCCGCAATATTGGCGGCGGCGGTGGTGGGCGTGTGGCCCGCGGCCGGACGGGCGCGGACGGTCATGGATATGACGGGTCATGCGGTGACGTGCCCCGATCATCCGGACCGGATCGCCGACCTGTGGTTTGCCCATAACGAATTGACCATCATGCTGGGGGCGGCCGGTCGCATCGCGGTGACGGACGACCTGCCCGCGGCGCGGCCGTGGATGTATCGCGTGGCCCCCGCGCTGCACCAGGCGGTGGGGGTGACCAGCCCGGTTCCCAATACCGAAATGCTGATGCAGTCCGGGGTGGACCTGGCGTTCGTTGCCAACGATTCGCCGGCCGCGGCGTCGCTGCGCCATGTCGGGCTGCCGGTGGTGCAGGCCGGCTTCACCGATCTCGCGTCCCTGCTGCGCGCCGTGGACCTGACGGCCGATATCCTGGGGGACGCCTCGGCCCATGACGTGGCGCGGCGCTATCGCGCCGTGCTGACGGCGACGGTCGAACGGGTGCGGCAGGCCGTCGCCCCCGTTTCGCTGTCCGCCCGCCCGCGCGTGCTGCACGTCAAGTCGCTGGTGCCGCTGACGGTCGATGGCGAACATACCATCATCGACGAATGGATCACCCGCGCGGGCGGGCGTAACGCGGCGACCGGCCTGACGGGCAACATGCGCCCGGTGTCGATGGAACAGATCGCGGCCTGGGACCCGGACGTGGTGATCCTGGGCGCCGACAGCGGCGATGCGACCGCCGCGCCGGAAGGGTGGGCCGCGCTGCGCGCCGTGCGCGCCGGGCGTGTCCATCAAAACCCGGCCGGCGTGTTCCCCTGGGACCGCTACGGCAGCGAATTGCCGCTGCAACTCCTCTGGACGGCCCGGACACTCTATCCCGATCGGTTTCGTGATGTCGATATGGTTTCCGAAACCATCAAATTCTATCATGATTTTTTCGCATATGACCTGAAGCCGGACGATGCGGCCCGCATCCTGGCCGCGCAACGCCCCGCCGAGGGAGGGCGGTGA
- the ftsY gene encoding signal recognition particle-docking protein FtsY, which produces MALGFFSRLKAGLSRSTQKLGGGIAAVFTRRKLDDEALEELEDLLISADLGPAVAARIIESFRHSRFGAEVTDDEVRDALSAEIAQVLEPVAVPFVPDPQRKPHVVLVVGVNGTGKTTTIGKMARYYGEQGLKVMMVAGDTFRAAAVEQLQVWGQRVGAPVIAGPPNADAAGLAFEALKRGQAEGCDLLLIDTAGRLHNKGALMEELAKIIRVMRKFDESAPHSVLLVLDATTGQNAIEQVRVFKELVNVTGLVVTKLDGSARGGIVVALADTFGLPVHAVGVGEQAEDLRPFSAEAFARGLVGDSVRLTPREGGEATEEKEDGPA; this is translated from the coding sequence ATGGCACTTGGTTTTTTCTCCCGCCTCAAGGCGGGGCTGTCCCGTTCGACCCAGAAGCTGGGCGGTGGCATCGCCGCGGTCTTCACGCGCCGCAAGCTGGATGACGAGGCGCTGGAGGAGCTGGAGGATCTGCTGATTTCGGCGGATCTCGGCCCTGCCGTCGCGGCGCGGATCATCGAATCGTTCCGTCATTCCCGCTTCGGCGCCGAGGTCACGGACGACGAGGTCCGCGACGCGCTGTCGGCCGAAATCGCCCAGGTTCTGGAACCCGTGGCCGTGCCGTTCGTCCCCGATCCGCAGCGCAAGCCGCATGTGGTGCTGGTGGTGGGCGTGAACGGCACCGGCAAGACCACGACCATCGGCAAGATGGCGCGCTATTACGGCGAGCAGGGGCTGAAGGTCATGATGGTGGCCGGCGACACCTTCCGCGCCGCCGCCGTCGAGCAGTTGCAGGTCTGGGGCCAGCGGGTGGGCGCGCCGGTCATCGCCGGGCCGCCCAACGCCGACGCCGCCGGCCTGGCGTTCGAGGCCCTGAAGCGCGGCCAGGCCGAGGGCTGCGACCTGCTGCTGATCGACACCGCCGGGCGCCTGCACAACAAGGGCGCGCTGATGGAGGAACTGGCCAAGATCATCCGCGTGATGCGCAAGTTCGACGAAAGCGCGCCGCATTCCGTGCTGCTGGTCCTGGACGCGACCACCGGCCAGAATGCGATCGAGCAGGTGCGGGTGTTCAAGGAACTGGTCAACGTCACCGGCCTGGTCGTGACCAAGCTGGACGGTTCGGCGCGCGGCGGCATCGTGGTGGCGCTGGCCGACACGTTCGGCCTGCCGGTCCATGCCGTGGGCGTGGGCGAGCAGGCCGAGGATCTGCGCCCGTTCTCGGCCGAAGCCTTCGCCAGGGGGCTGGTCGGGGATTCCGTGCGCCTGACCCCGCGAGAGGGCGGGGAGGCGACGGAGGAAAAGGAGGACGGCCCGGCCTGA
- a CDS encoding phosphoglycerate kinase — MAALSFKTLDALQPKGRKVLLRADLNVPVRDGKITDLTRIERLAPTIRELADKGARVIVVSHFDRPKGQRVPEMSLAPIAAALGTTLGRPVQFADDCIGPVAEEAVSKLQDGDVLVLENTRFHAGEEKNDPDLSKALAALADDYVNDAFSAAHRAHASTEGVARFLPSFAGRLMEAELNALNVALENPVRPVGAIVGGAKISTKLDLIGNLLDKVDVLIIGGAMANTFLAANGVRVGKSLQEADMHDTARAIMAKAEERGCEIVLPVDAVTATEFRADPPTRTVPIDEIPADAMMLDAGPETVTLLIQKIVGLKTLVWNGPLGAFELHPFDTATNLVAAEVARRTQAGQLTSVAGGGDTVSALRHAGVADEMSYTSTAGGAFLEWLEGKVLPGIQALGEVSGRILPL, encoded by the coding sequence ATGGCGGCGCTGTCTTTCAAGACGCTGGATGCGCTCCAGCCCAAAGGACGCAAGGTCCTGCTGCGCGCGGACCTGAACGTGCCCGTCCGCGACGGGAAGATCACGGACCTGACGCGCATCGAGCGCCTGGCCCCCACCATCCGCGAACTGGCGGACAAGGGCGCGCGCGTGATCGTCGTCAGCCATTTCGACCGCCCGAAGGGCCAGCGGGTGCCGGAGATGTCGCTGGCGCCGATCGCGGCCGCCCTGGGCACGACGCTGGGCCGTCCGGTGCAGTTCGCCGACGACTGCATCGGCCCGGTGGCCGAGGAAGCCGTTTCCAAGCTCCAGGACGGCGACGTCCTGGTGCTGGAAAACACGCGCTTCCATGCCGGCGAGGAAAAGAACGACCCCGACCTGTCCAAGGCGCTGGCCGCACTGGCGGATGACTACGTCAACGACGCGTTTTCCGCCGCCCATCGCGCCCATGCCTCGACCGAGGGCGTCGCCCGCTTCCTGCCGTCCTTCGCCGGGCGGCTGATGGAGGCGGAACTGAACGCCCTGAACGTCGCGCTGGAAAACCCGGTCCGTCCGGTCGGCGCGATCGTCGGCGGCGCCAAGATCTCCACCAAGCTGGACCTGATCGGCAACCTGCTGGACAAGGTCGACGTGCTGATCATCGGCGGCGCGATGGCCAACACGTTCCTGGCGGCCAACGGGGTGCGGGTCGGCAAGTCGCTGCAGGAAGCGGACATGCACGACACGGCGCGCGCGATCATGGCCAAGGCCGAGGAACGCGGGTGCGAGATCGTGCTGCCGGTCGATGCGGTGACGGCGACGGAATTCCGGGCCGATCCGCCGACCAGAACGGTGCCGATCGACGAGATCCCGGCGGATGCGATGATGCTGGATGCGGGGCCCGAGACGGTCACCCTGCTGATCCAGAAGATCGTGGGCCTGAAGACCCTGGTCTGGAACGGCCCGCTGGGCGCGTTCGAACTGCATCCCTTCGACACCGCCACCAACCTGGTCGCGGCGGAAGTCGCGCGGCGGACCCAGGCCGGCCAGTTGACCAGCGTCGCGGGCGGCGGGGACACGGTGTCCGCGCTGCGCCATGCCGGCGTGGCGGACGAAATGTCCTATACCTCGACCGCCGGCGGCGCGTTCCTGGAATGGCTGGAGGGCAAGGTTCTCCCGGGCATCCAGGCGCTGGGCGAAGTCTCCGGGCGGATCCTGCCGCTCTGA
- a CDS encoding FecCD family ABC transporter permease, with amino-acid sequence MSPRTGGGRNVAGLALPAAGLVILAIVSLGLGRYPVSAADIVSVLLGRDGGVMPARRALLHSILIGTRLPRIAGAIVVGAALSVSGAGYQAVFRNPLVSPGLLGVLAGAGFGAAAGIVTGAGPVGMHLLSFLGGTVAVAAGVGVARLFDAASMLMLVFGGLVSTALFTALLSLLKYVADPDRQLPDIVFWLLGSLTQVAWSDLAVMAPPVLVGIVALGACGRMLDALAMGDDEARTLGVPVTALRYGVIAAATVLSALTVSVAGMIGWVGLIVPHVARLLAGPRNARVLPLSACLGGAFLLACDDLARSLSAEEIPVGLIADLLGVCVFVSVLPLIRRGWAE; translated from the coding sequence GTGAGTCCGAGGACTGGAGGTGGCCGCAACGTTGCGGGGTTGGCGCTGCCGGCGGCCGGTCTGGTGATCCTGGCTATCGTGTCGCTGGGGCTCGGTCGCTACCCGGTATCGGCGGCCGATATCGTGTCGGTCCTGCTGGGGCGGGACGGGGGCGTGATGCCGGCGCGGCGGGCGCTGCTCCATTCCATCCTGATCGGCACCCGCCTGCCGCGTATCGCCGGGGCGATCGTCGTGGGCGCCGCGCTGTCGGTCTCGGGGGCGGGGTACCAGGCGGTATTCCGCAACCCGCTGGTCTCGCCGGGACTGCTGGGTGTGCTGGCCGGCGCGGGGTTCGGCGCGGCGGCGGGCATCGTGACCGGCGCGGGGCCGGTGGGGATGCATCTTCTGTCGTTCCTGGGGGGCACCGTGGCGGTGGCGGCGGGCGTGGGCGTGGCGCGGCTGTTCGACGCGGCGTCGATGCTGATGCTGGTCTTCGGCGGCCTGGTCAGCACCGCGCTGTTCACCGCGCTGCTGTCGCTGCTGAAATATGTCGCCGATCCCGACCGGCAATTGCCGGATATCGTCTTCTGGCTGCTGGGCAGCCTGACGCAGGTCGCATGGTCCGACCTGGCGGTGATGGCGCCGCCGGTCCTGGTCGGGATCGTGGCGCTGGGGGCGTGCGGGCGCATGCTGGACGCGCTGGCGATGGGCGATGACGAGGCCCGGACGCTGGGCGTGCCGGTCACCGCATTGCGCTACGGCGTCATCGCGGCGGCGACGGTGCTGTCGGCGCTGACCGTATCGGTGGCGGGAATGATCGGCTGGGTGGGGCTGATCGTGCCCCATGTCGCGCGCCTGCTGGCCGGGCCGCGCAATGCCCGCGTCCTGCCGCTCAGCGCCTGCCTGGGCGGGGCGTTCCTGCTGGCATGCGACGATCTGGCGCGCAGCCTCTCGGCCGAGGAAATCCCGGTGGGGCTGATCGCGGACCTGCTGGGGGTCTGCGTCTTCGTGTCCGTGCTGCCGCTGATCCGGCGCGGATGGGCGGAATGA
- the gap gene encoding type I glyceraldehyde-3-phosphate dehydrogenase, whose protein sequence is MAVKVAINGFGRIGRLVLRGIIESGRTDVVPVAINDLGSVADNAHLLSYDSIHGRFPADVRVEGNAIVITANGRTYAPIAVSAEADPTKVPFDGVDVALECTGRFTTKEKAAHLIEAGARKVIISAPGTHVDATIVYGVNQDTLTSDMTVISNASCTTNCLAPIAKVLDETFGIERGYMVTIHSYTGDQRTVDTLHKDPRRARAAAMNIIPTSTGAARAVGLVLPHLKGKLDGTAIRVPTPNVSLVSLDFVPTRIPASVEEVNAAMLKAASEGPLKGILAYNTAPLVSSDFNHSIASSTFDATETALVDGGKLVRVCSWYDNEWGFSNRMSDTAALFGSL, encoded by the coding sequence ATGGCTGTCAAAGTCGCAATCAACGGTTTCGGCCGCATCGGCCGCCTCGTCCTGCGCGGCATCATCGAAAGCGGACGCACCGACGTGGTGCCGGTGGCCATCAACGACCTCGGCAGCGTCGCGGACAACGCCCACCTGCTGAGCTATGACAGCATCCATGGCCGCTTCCCCGCCGACGTGCGGGTCGAGGGCAATGCGATCGTCATCACCGCCAACGGTCGCACCTATGCGCCGATCGCGGTCTCGGCCGAGGCCGACCCGACCAAGGTGCCGTTCGACGGCGTGGACGTCGCGCTGGAATGCACCGGCCGCTTCACGACCAAGGAAAAGGCGGCGCACCTGATCGAGGCCGGCGCGCGCAAGGTCATCATCTCGGCCCCCGGAACGCATGTCGACGCCACCATCGTCTATGGCGTGAACCAGGATACGCTGACCAGCGACATGACGGTGATCTCCAACGCCTCGTGCACCACCAACTGCCTGGCGCCCATCGCCAAGGTGCTGGACGAGACGTTCGGCATCGAGCGCGGCTACATGGTCACCATCCATTCCTATACCGGCGACCAGCGCACGGTGGACACGCTGCACAAGGACCCGCGCCGGGCCCGCGCGGCGGCGATGAACATCATCCCGACCTCGACCGGCGCCGCGCGCGCGGTCGGTCTGGTGCTGCCGCACCTGAAGGGCAAGCTGGACGGCACCGCCATCCGCGTGCCCACGCCCAACGTGTCGCTCGTCTCGCTCGATTTCGTGCCGACCCGCATCCCGGCCTCGGTCGAAGAGGTGAACGCGGCGATGCTGAAGGCCGCGTCCGAAGGCCCGCTGAAGGGGATCCTGGCGTACAACACCGCGCCGCTGGTCAGCTCGGACTTCAACCACAGCATCGCATCCTCGACCTTCGACGCGACCGAGACCGCGCTGGTCGATGGCGGCAAGCTGGTCCGGGTGTGCAGCTGGTACGACAATGAATGGGGCTTTTCCAACCGCATGTCCGATACCGCAGCGCTGTTCGGATCTCTGTGA
- the mtaB gene encoding tRNA (N(6)-L-threonylcarbamoyladenosine(37)-C(2))-methylthiotransferase MtaB: MTAKPEILTFGCRLNTYESEVMRGHAAALDDVIIVNTCAVTAEAERQARQAIRRAHRDRPGARIVVTGCAAQIDPDRWSALPGVTRVLGNREKLEAASWTPAAMQDGHAVSDIMAATETVPHLVTEFAGRTRAFVEVQQGCDHRCTFCIIPFGRGPSRSVPVGAVVEQVRALVASGYREIVLTGVDITSWGGDLPGRPALGQLCRRVLALVPELERLRLSSVDPVEIDDDLWRLLAQEGRFMPYLHLSLQAGSDMVLKRMKRRHLVEDVARVLDRARACRPDLGIGADVIAGFPTETDALFAETLDFVRAQRLPYLHVFPYSERPGTPAARMPAVPVAVRKERAAQLRAAGQAAARDYHASLLGRTLNVLLETATTGHSEEFAPVRLAPDRLDGTAAEAGRIVTVRATAIDENGLVAETL, from the coding sequence ATGACCGCCAAGCCGGAGATCCTGACCTTCGGGTGCCGCCTGAACACCTATGAGAGCGAGGTGATGCGCGGTCACGCGGCGGCGCTGGACGACGTGATCATCGTCAATACCTGCGCGGTGACGGCCGAGGCCGAGCGGCAGGCCCGCCAGGCGATCCGGCGCGCCCATCGCGACCGGCCCGGCGCGCGGATCGTCGTGACCGGCTGCGCCGCGCAGATCGACCCGGACCGCTGGTCGGCGCTGCCGGGCGTCACCCGCGTCCTGGGCAATCGCGAGAAGCTGGAGGCCGCAAGCTGGACCCCCGCCGCGATGCAGGACGGCCACGCCGTATCCGACATCATGGCGGCGACCGAGACGGTGCCGCATCTGGTGACGGAATTCGCCGGCCGTACCCGCGCGTTCGTCGAGGTGCAGCAGGGCTGCGACCATCGCTGCACCTTCTGCATCATCCCGTTCGGCCGGGGGCCGTCGCGCTCGGTTCCGGTCGGGGCAGTGGTGGAACAGGTCCGTGCCCTGGTCGCCTCGGGCTATCGCGAGATCGTGCTGACCGGGGTCGACATCACCTCGTGGGGCGGCGACCTGCCGGGCCGTCCGGCGCTGGGGCAGCTCTGCCGGCGGGTGCTGGCGCTGGTACCGGAACTGGAGCGGCTGCGCCTGTCCTCGGTCGATCCGGTGGAAATCGACGACGATCTGTGGCGCCTGCTGGCGCAGGAGGGGCGATTCATGCCCTATCTGCACCTGTCGCTGCAGGCCGGGTCGGACATGGTGCTGAAGCGGATGAAGCGCCGGCACCTGGTCGAGGACGTGGCGCGCGTGCTGGACCGCGCCCGTGCCTGCCGCCCCGACCTGGGGATCGGCGCCGACGTCATCGCGGGCTTCCCGACCGAGACCGATGCCCTGTTCGCCGAAACGCTGGATTTCGTGCGTGCGCAGCGCCTGCCGTACCTGCACGTCTTTCCCTATAGTGAGCGGCCGGGCACCCCGGCGGCGCGGATGCCCGCCGTGCCCGTGGCCGTGCGCAAGGAGCGCGCGGCCCAACTGCGCGCGGCGGGGCAGGCGGCGGCGCGGGACTATCACGCCAGCCTGCTGGGGCGGACGCTGAACGTGCTGCTGGAAACCGCGACCACTGGCCATTCCGAGGAATTCGCCCCCGTCCGGCTGGCCCCGGACAGGCTGGACGGTACTGCGGCCGAGGCGGGGCGGATCGTGACCGTCCGGGCGACGGCGATTGACGAAAACGGACTGGTGGCGGAAACCCTCTGA
- a CDS encoding VOC family protein — translation MAKLIHSMIRVRDEAASLAFYERAFGLRVADRLVFDGFTLIYLSNAEQTFELELTVNHDRDRPYDLGDGYGHLAVSVADIDAEHDRFTREGLSPLAVKQLSLGERVVGRFFFVADPDGYRIEVLQRGAPGRFL, via the coding sequence ATGGCGAAGCTGATCCATTCCATGATCCGCGTGCGCGACGAAGCCGCGTCGCTGGCATTCTACGAACGCGCCTTCGGCCTGCGCGTGGCCGACCGGCTGGTCTTCGATGGTTTCACCCTGATCTACCTGTCCAATGCCGAACAGACATTCGAACTGGAACTGACGGTCAACCACGACCGCGACCGCCCCTATGACCTGGGGGACGGCTACGGCCACCTGGCGGTGTCGGTCGCGGATATCGACGCCGAACATGACCGCTTCACGCGGGAAGGTCTGTCGCCGCTGGCGGTCAAGCAATTGTCGCTGGGCGAGCGGGTCGTGGGGCGCTTCTTCTTCGTCGCCGACCCGGACGGCTATCGGATCGAAGTGCTGCAACGCGGCGCCCCGGGCCGGTTTCTCTGA
- a CDS encoding class I SAM-dependent methyltransferase, whose translation MTDEPHGFHPAAFTVASDEPDASFFARRDPGPLMDPGAQSAVTALYHTLVAEGADVLDLMAGPDSHLPRDATYGSVIGIGLDADAMADNPRIGHRIVQDLNATPTLPLPDDAVDVACLCDVAPYLRQPMATLAEIRRVLRPGGVVIVTFSDRVIAGKAVALWQALDSTDRRRLLTILLQRAGFAGIDSGEVHPPADTPSWRDTVYAITARVPNAA comes from the coding sequence ATGACCGACGAACCGCACGGCTTCCACCCCGCCGCCTTCACCGTCGCCAGCGACGAACCCGACGCGTCGTTCTTTGCCAGGCGCGATCCCGGCCCCCTGATGGACCCCGGGGCGCAATCCGCCGTCACCGCGCTGTACCATACCCTGGTGGCCGAGGGCGCGGACGTGCTGGACCTGATGGCCGGGCCGGACAGCCACCTGCCGCGCGACGCGACCTATGGCTCCGTCATCGGCATCGGGCTGGACGCCGATGCGATGGCCGACAATCCGCGCATCGGCCACCGGATCGTGCAGGACCTGAACGCGACCCCCACCCTGCCGCTGCCCGACGACGCCGTCGATGTGGCCTGCCTGTGCGATGTCGCGCCCTACCTGCGCCAGCCGATGGCGACGCTGGCCGAAATCCGGCGCGTGCTGCGTCCGGGCGGGGTGGTGATCGTGACGTTCTCGGACCGGGTGATCGCCGGCAAGGCCGTGGCGCTGTGGCAGGCGCTGGACAGCACCGATCGGCGTCGCCTGCTGACCATCCTGCTGCAACGGGCAGGATTTGCCGGAATCGACAGCGGCGAGGTCCACCCCCCGGCCGACACGCCCTCCTGGCGCGACACGGTATATGCCATCACCGCCCGCGTGCCCAACGCCGCCTGA
- the dapF gene encoding diaminopimelate epimerase — MMTPFHKMHGLGNDFVVVDERAERYGLTPARIAALADRHRGIGCDQFVVLQPATRDGADVLVRFFNADGTEAGACGNASRCVAALLWRQEGRRETVLQTRAGLLPARVDDAGVVTVDMGRPALDWRDVPLARAADTLHLPLAGDPAAASMGNPHATFFLDDMLDLDPVVAGPLLEHDPLFPERANIGFAHVRSRTELRLRVWERGSGLTLACGSGACAAVVNAVRRGLVERTCTVGMDGGALSVSWRAQDDPGEGGHVLMTGPATVSFVGTFDPEGYPS, encoded by the coding sequence ATGATGACCCCGTTCCACAAGATGCACGGCCTGGGCAACGATTTCGTCGTGGTGGACGAACGCGCCGAACGGTACGGCCTGACGCCGGCCCGCATCGCGGCGCTGGCCGACCGCCATCGCGGGATCGGCTGCGACCAGTTCGTGGTCCTGCAACCCGCCACCCGCGACGGCGCGGACGTCCTGGTGCGGTTCTTCAACGCCGACGGCACCGAGGCCGGGGCCTGTGGCAATGCCTCGCGCTGCGTCGCGGCGCTGCTGTGGCGGCAGGAGGGGCGGCGCGAGACGGTGCTGCAGACCCGGGCCGGCCTGCTGCCTGCCCGGGTGGATGACGCGGGCGTCGTCACCGTGGACATGGGCCGCCCGGCCCTGGACTGGCGCGACGTGCCGCTGGCGCGGGCGGCCGATACGCTGCACCTGCCGCTGGCGGGAGACCCGGCGGCGGCCTCGATGGGCAATCCGCACGCCACGTTCTTCCTGGACGACATGCTGGACCTGGACCCGGTCGTGGCCGGGCCGTTGCTGGAACATGATCCGCTGTTTCCCGAACGGGCCAATATCGGCTTCGCGCATGTCCGCTCGCGCACCGAACTGCGCCTGCGCGTGTGGGAGCGCGGCAGCGGCCTGACCCTGGCCTGCGGCTCCGGCGCCTGTGCGGCGGTGGTGAACGCCGTCCGGCGCGGGCTGGTGGAACGGACCTGCACGGTCGGGATGGATGGCGGCGCGCTGTCCGTTTCGTGGCGCGCGCAGGATGACCCAGGGGAAGGGGGGCATGTGCTGATGACCGGCCCCGCCACCGTCAGCTTCGTCGGCACGTTCGATCCCGAAGGCTATCCGTCATGA
- a CDS encoding ABC transporter ATP-binding protein, translated as MTHLVVESLSFSRDGRRVLDDVSFAMRAGEGVALLGPNGAGKTTILRLVLRLLRPRAGRILLDGQPIMGMARRDLASRVAYVPQGHAVAFPYRVRDVVALGRLAAGTMVSPFVSAADRAAAGQAMDHLAIGHLADRSYAALSGGERQSVLIARALAQGARLLVLDEPETGLDYGQQLRLFDLLRRLAGDGYAVLATTHDPLRAARVFSRAILLQKGRMIADGPAADVLSTAAISSLYGYPASWSG; from the coding sequence ATGACGCATCTGGTGGTCGAATCGCTCTCCTTCTCGCGGGATGGGCGCCGCGTCCTGGACGATGTGTCGTTCGCCATGCGCGCGGGCGAGGGCGTGGCCCTGCTGGGGCCGAACGGCGCGGGCAAGACCACGATCCTGCGCCTGGTGCTGCGGCTGCTGCGGCCGCGCGCCGGCCGCATTCTGCTGGACGGGCAGCCGATCATGGGCATGGCGCGGCGCGACCTGGCATCGCGGGTCGCCTATGTTCCGCAGGGCCATGCGGTGGCTTTTCCCTATCGGGTGCGCGATGTCGTGGCGCTGGGCCGGCTGGCGGCGGGCACCATGGTGTCGCCCTTCGTTTCGGCCGCGGATCGCGCGGCGGCCGGGCAGGCCATGGATCATCTGGCGATCGGTCACCTGGCGGACCGGTCCTATGCCGCGCTGTCGGGCGGCGAGCGGCAGAGCGTGCTGATCGCCCGTGCGCTGGCCCAGGGTGCGCGCCTGCTGGTGCTGGACGAACCCGAGACCGGCCTGGATTATGGACAGCAGCTCCGCCTGTTCGATCTGCTGCGCCGGCTGGCGGGCGACGGCTACGCCGTGCTGGCCACCACCCACGACCCGCTAAGGGCCGCGCGGGTCTTTTCGCGCGCGATCCTGCTGCAGAAGGGACGGATGATTGCCGACGGCCCGGCGGCGGACGTGCTGTCGACTGCCGCGATCAGCAGCCTCTACGGCTACCCGGCTTCCTGGAGTGGGTGA